A single Corynebacterium resistens DSM 45100 DNA region contains:
- the glmS gene encoding glutamine--fructose-6-phosphate transaminase (isomerizing) gives MCAIVGYVGKADALKIGLDALERMEYRGYDSAGIAVVEKNEIHLEKKEGKIANLLKKLDEAGRENFGGHTCIGHTRWATHGRPNDVNAHPHRSYDGKAAIVHNGIIENFAILRAEVESHDIEMASETDSEVAAHLLALAYNEGETKGDFQASALAVLDRLEGAFTVLFTHADHPGTIVAGRRSTPLIVGVGEGEMFIGSDVAAFIDRTKNAVELGQDNAVVITENGYEIFDFKGNPVEGKPFTIDWDLEAAQKNGFDSFMMKEIHEQPEAVRDTLAGHFVDGRIVLDEQRLSDDDLRNVDKVFVVACGSAYHSGLLAKYAIEHWVRVPVEIEVASEFRYRDPVLDRSTLVLAISQSGETADTLEAVRHARKQGARVLAVCNTNGSQIPRESDAVLYTHAGPEIGVASTKAFLAQVAANYVVGLALAQARGTKYPDEIAQIYEELEALPDKIEHTLQLRNQIADLADELGAVRTMLFLGRHVGFPVALEGALKLKELAYIHAEGFAAGELKHGPIALIEDDLPVVVVVPSAAGRPVLHSKIVSNIQEIRARGAKTIVIAEEGDEAVKPFANWLLEIPKSATLLQPILSTVPLQFLAADIAIKCGNEDIDKPRNLAKSVTVE, from the coding sequence ATGTGTGCAATCGTTGGCTATGTAGGTAAAGCGGACGCCCTCAAAATCGGGCTTGACGCTCTAGAGCGAATGGAATACCGCGGTTACGACTCCGCAGGTATTGCCGTCGTTGAGAAAAATGAGATTCATCTAGAGAAGAAGGAAGGCAAGATTGCCAACCTTCTGAAGAAATTGGATGAAGCGGGTCGCGAAAACTTCGGAGGCCATACCTGCATCGGCCATACCCGTTGGGCGACCCACGGTCGCCCCAACGATGTCAACGCTCACCCGCATCGTTCCTACGATGGCAAAGCTGCGATCGTCCACAATGGCATCATCGAAAACTTCGCCATATTGCGTGCAGAGGTTGAATCCCACGATATTGAGATGGCCTCCGAAACCGACTCCGAGGTTGCAGCTCACCTGCTGGCGCTTGCCTACAATGAGGGCGAAACCAAGGGGGATTTCCAAGCATCCGCGCTGGCAGTCCTCGACCGACTTGAAGGCGCGTTCACTGTCTTGTTCACACACGCCGATCACCCGGGCACGATTGTTGCTGGCCGACGTTCCACTCCACTGATCGTGGGCGTAGGCGAGGGCGAGATGTTTATCGGCTCCGACGTTGCAGCTTTCATTGACCGCACGAAGAATGCAGTGGAACTCGGCCAAGACAATGCCGTGGTAATCACCGAAAACGGCTACGAGATCTTCGACTTCAAGGGAAACCCAGTTGAAGGAAAGCCTTTCACCATCGATTGGGATCTAGAGGCTGCCCAGAAGAATGGCTTTGATTCCTTCATGATGAAGGAGATCCATGAGCAGCCAGAAGCGGTGCGCGATACTCTCGCCGGTCACTTCGTTGACGGTCGTATCGTTTTGGACGAGCAACGCCTCTCGGATGACGATCTTCGCAATGTCGACAAAGTCTTTGTCGTCGCCTGTGGTTCTGCATACCACTCCGGCCTGCTGGCCAAATATGCCATCGAACACTGGGTGCGCGTACCCGTGGAAATCGAGGTAGCTTCCGAGTTCCGCTATCGTGATCCTGTTCTGGACCGTTCCACTCTTGTCCTCGCAATCTCTCAGTCCGGTGAAACCGCGGACACACTGGAAGCAGTGCGTCACGCACGCAAGCAGGGCGCTCGGGTATTGGCTGTGTGTAACACCAACGGTTCGCAGATCCCGCGCGAATCCGATGCTGTCCTGTACACGCACGCTGGCCCTGAGATCGGGGTGGCGTCGACCAAAGCTTTCCTCGCCCAGGTAGCGGCGAACTATGTTGTCGGCCTAGCGCTGGCACAAGCCCGTGGAACAAAATACCCCGATGAGATCGCTCAGATCTACGAGGAGCTCGAAGCACTGCCAGACAAGATCGAGCACACGCTTCAGCTGCGGAATCAGATCGCAGATCTTGCTGATGAACTCGGCGCCGTTCGTACCATGCTCTTCCTCGGCCGTCACGTGGGCTTCCCCGTGGCTCTCGAGGGTGCTTTGAAGCTCAAGGAGCTTGCTTACATCCACGCCGAAGGTTTTGCAGCGGGCGAGCTGAAGCATGGCCCCATTGCTCTGATTGAAGACGACCTGCCTGTCGTGGTTGTTGTCCCGTCTGCAGCTGGCCGTCCGGTGCTGCACTCCAAGATTGTCTCCAATATCCAAGAGATCCGCGCGCGTGGTGCGAAAACCATTGTTATTGCGGAAGAAGGCGATGAAGCCGTCAAGCCTTTCGCAAACTGGTTGCTGGAGATTCCGAAGTCTGCAACTCTGTTGCAGCCAATCCTGTCCACGGTTCCGCTGCAGTTCCTCGCAGCAGATATCGCTATCAAGTGCGGAAACGAGGACATCGATAAACCGCGAAACTTGGCTAAGTCTGTGACCGTGGAATAA